The window CCGTCCCCCGGCCGGACCACTCCACCGTGTCTAACTGGGCAAATTTGTAATAGCGGGCCAGAGCTGGATTGATAAATCTCGAGTACTTATCGATCGTTTCCTCGACGATTCTCTTCTTGACCGCATAGTCAGGCGATTCCACCATATTCGACCTCCTCTGTCCTACAGGAATATTACCCGAGGTTGCAGGTCGAAATCTTTCATCAAGGTTATATATTCCTCTCCTGTGATCTCCTCGGGGGGTTTTTCAAGAATAGCGATAAATATCGCCTCCAATACATTGGCTCCAAAAGAACGGCCTCCGATCTCCGGGGTAGTGGTAACCAGGATCCTTGCCCCGGCCGACCTCAATTCTTCTACGTCCTGGGCGGTAAGCGTGTTGGTGATGATCATTTTGCCGGAGAGCGTCGGCGGGCGAAATCGGTTGATGTAATGAAAATCACCGCTAATGATATCCGCCCGTTCAAAGTATACCGGAAAACGAGTCCGACGTCGCTCCTGTTTTACCCCTGTTGGATACAGCACATCCAAGGGAAGGCGGCGTAAAATCGGCATCATGAGGACTGAAAGAAGACGGAGGGTCCGTAATCGGCGTAGGGCGATTGGTATCCCAAGGGCAAAGGGCATATCCGCAATCAATAGCTGGCAGCCCACTTTCTCAAGACCTTCCGCCAGGCCATACCGGTCCATGCCGCTCATACACAGAGCGGTCTTTCCGGACAGCTCAAGACCAAACTGCTTGACCAGGCGGGAAGGTACTTCCCGCTCCCAGCACTGTTTCAGGATTCCCCCATCCACTATCGGGGTTCGGTGTACTCCCTGGATCAGATGGGCCACCTCCTTGATCAGGTACTGGTACCGGCCGGCCCGCAGAAAAAGATCTACACCGCCTAACCCAATCGCGTCCACCGACCCATCCAATTCCCGTAGGATCTGGTTGAAGCGCTTTTTGTCCCCGTCCACTCCCAACCGTTCGATCGAGATCCGGCAACCAAACAGGTCGATGACCGCCCGGTGGTTCCGGCGCGATGATCCTAAGCTGACACTAATGACCCGTTTGGATTTCATTTTCTTCCTCTAAGAAGAGGGGAAAAGCGAAGCCTCTCTCCACCCGAACTCCCGGCTCAAGGGCAATAGCGGAAGCCATGATATACCCCGTAAGCGTGGCAGACTTTTTACAGAGGACCCTGCGCACCTGGGCAAACCCACCGAGTGTTCCCCAAACCTCCATGGTTTCCCCAACGGTATCTGCTTCCAGGAAACCCTGTCGGGTGACCACGATCGTTTCGCAGTCCATCGATCCCCGATGCTGTCCCTGGATCATCACCATACCACGACTGGAAAAATGGCCGTTAGTCTTGACCCGATCTCCAAAAATCGCCACATCAGGGAGAGGCTTATGTTCCTCGGTTGAGTCCATCGATGATTCTCAGTCCTTCCAGGGTCAAAAA of the Atribacteraceae bacterium genome contains:
- a CDS encoding polymer-forming cytoskeletal protein, whose product is MDSTEEHKPLPDVAIFGDRVKTNGHFSSRGMVMIQGQHRGSMDCETIVVTRQGFLEADTVGETMEVWGTLGGFAQVRRVLCKKSATLTGYIMASAIALEPGVRVERGFAFPLFLEEENEIQTGH